A genomic segment from Neisseria perflava encodes:
- a CDS encoding ATPase, T2SS/T4P/T4SS family, producing MTQNPTTFHGQASIHSDAVVRNLMAKTGLDDYLNREGVTEVLINREREVFLETSAGFERIEDDRLTLPILTQLATALCTYNSKHISMEQPIHSVTLPDGERGHIMIPPSCEDKTIVYAFRKPSQTRFSLDDYINTERVNRFHDVSAYGVSDDLNLGEMEMDSKFYRDISDKMKLPNDVQLQPWQYEMLEHKANRNMNAFFALAIKHKLNICMVGGTGSGKTTFTKALSDLVPPETRIITLEDTHELDLPKHPNHAHLFYKGHITAKMLIAACMRLKPDRVFLTELRGDEAWDYISLLNTGHPGGLMSVHANDARSVHYRIAQLAKESATGRTMDYDYILNSVKSSIDVVAYFEKTHMTELYFDPVEKFYAMRGRV from the coding sequence ATGACACAAAACCCGACAACTTTTCACGGGCAGGCATCTATCCATTCAGATGCGGTTGTCCGCAACTTGATGGCCAAAACAGGTTTGGACGACTATCTCAACCGGGAAGGCGTAACCGAAGTACTGATTAACCGCGAACGCGAAGTCTTTTTGGAAACCTCGGCCGGTTTTGAGCGAATTGAAGACGACCGGCTGACACTGCCAATTTTGACTCAGCTTGCTACCGCGTTATGTACCTATAACAGCAAACACATCAGTATGGAGCAACCTATCCACTCCGTTACTCTGCCTGACGGCGAACGCGGCCACATCATGATACCGCCGTCCTGCGAAGACAAAACCATCGTCTATGCCTTCCGCAAACCGTCGCAGACACGCTTTTCGTTGGACGACTATATCAATACGGAACGCGTTAATCGCTTCCACGACGTATCTGCCTATGGGGTTTCAGACGATCTCAATCTTGGCGAAATGGAGATGGACAGCAAATTTTATCGGGATATTTCTGACAAGATGAAGCTGCCGAACGATGTGCAGCTCCAGCCCTGGCAATATGAGATGCTGGAACACAAGGCAAACCGCAATATGAATGCCTTTTTTGCTTTAGCCATCAAACACAAACTTAACATATGTATGGTAGGCGGCACCGGCTCCGGCAAGACGACGTTTACCAAAGCCCTATCCGACCTTGTTCCGCCAGAAACCCGCATCATCACACTGGAGGACACACACGAACTGGATTTGCCCAAACATCCCAACCACGCCCATCTGTTCTACAAGGGGCACATCACGGCAAAAATGCTGATTGCCGCCTGTATGCGTTTAAAACCCGACCGTGTTTTCCTGACTGAGCTGCGTGGCGACGAGGCTTGGGATTATATCTCGCTCTTAAATACAGGCCACCCGGGCGGCCTAATGTCCGTCCATGCTAATGATGCACGGAGCGTCCATTACCGAATCGCCCAACTGGCGAAAGAATCGGCAACCGGCCGGACAATGGATTACGACTATATCCTCAACTCGGTTAAATCCAGTATTGATGTTGTTGCCTATTTTGAAAAGACTCATATGACCGAACTGTATTTTGACCCGGTTGAAAAATTTTATGCCATGCGTGGCCGAGTTTAA
- the virB10 gene encoding type IV secretion system protein VirB10, which produces MKFFDKFKRKTKPNTVENGDFTKPEALSQSVQNDKIEPGIPLNLNTATPNNMRKVALAGVGILAVGVIVSGLIGMTGGDEEAEDSQPKIASAPEVTGSKNFAQDKAEIALMDQQAASDPVPDEGASEPQPEVASQVQTGAVQPTVQTVEQVPYDSTVQATPSETTPSQTPKDRKMSGNVLVKFDSSISDLGSTSSESSAQLNTGSPPSFFGGEDGGGATQGGGGSFGLRLNATVTASAQAQQRGDLTYLLAKGTNIPCGLDTKIVTTQPGFTRCIVSKDVYSANGQTLLIERGSKIIGEQTSALLQGQARVFVLWNELETPTGVKVPLASPGAGALGESGHAAYVKYHFWKRFGGSIMISLIGDIGDAVGNRQNRTSGNNNHISYENTSEAAQQMATEALKNSINIPPTGTINQGSLINIMVARDVDFSKVYELVNPYGY; this is translated from the coding sequence ATGAAATTCTTCGACAAATTCAAACGAAAAACTAAGCCTAATACCGTAGAAAACGGTGATTTTACAAAGCCTGAAGCCCTATCCCAATCTGTTCAGAACGATAAAATCGAACCCGGCATACCACTGAATCTAAATACTGCTACACCTAATAATATGCGTAAGGTCGCTTTAGCAGGAGTAGGCATTCTTGCGGTAGGTGTCATCGTATCGGGACTGATCGGGATGACAGGTGGGGATGAAGAAGCGGAAGATTCTCAACCAAAGATTGCTTCTGCTCCTGAAGTAACAGGGAGTAAAAACTTTGCCCAGGATAAAGCGGAAATTGCTCTGATGGATCAACAAGCCGCTTCAGATCCCGTTCCGGATGAGGGTGCTTCCGAGCCTCAACCGGAAGTGGCTTCACAAGTCCAAACGGGTGCAGTTCAACCCACTGTTCAAACGGTGGAGCAAGTACCCTACGATAGCACTGTTCAAGCCACACCATCTGAAACTACGCCTTCTCAAACCCCTAAAGACCGCAAAATGAGTGGTAATGTTTTAGTTAAGTTCGATAGTAGTATCTCTGACTTGGGCAGCACTTCATCTGAAAGTAGCGCACAACTGAATACAGGTAGCCCTCCAAGTTTCTTTGGGGGTGAGGATGGAGGTGGTGCTACACAGGGAGGTGGGGGCAGTTTTGGTTTGCGACTGAATGCGACTGTAACGGCTTCAGCCCAAGCACAACAACGTGGAGATTTGACATATCTGCTGGCCAAAGGAACGAATATCCCTTGCGGATTGGATACCAAGATCGTAACAACCCAGCCTGGATTTACTCGGTGTATCGTATCGAAAGATGTATATTCCGCTAATGGACAAACCCTTCTGATCGAACGTGGCAGTAAAATCATCGGTGAACAAACTTCCGCCTTGTTGCAAGGACAAGCACGAGTCTTCGTGTTATGGAATGAGCTGGAAACGCCGACTGGCGTAAAAGTGCCACTAGCGAGTCCAGGTGCAGGGGCTTTGGGTGAAAGTGGTCATGCTGCTTATGTTAAATACCATTTTTGGAAACGTTTCGGCGGTTCTATTATGATTAGCTTGATTGGTGATATTGGTGATGCTGTTGGTAATCGCCAAAATCGAACTTCGGGCAATAATAATCACATCTCGTATGAAAATACGAGCGAGGCCGCGCAACAGATGGCAACCGAAGCCTTGAAAAACAGTATCAATATTCCGCCAACCGGTACGATTAATCAGGGCTCACTGATTAACATCATGGTTGCCCGGGATGTTGATTTCAGCAAAGTATATGAGTTGGTTAATCCTTACGGATACTGA
- the virB9 gene encoding P-type conjugative transfer protein VirB9, with translation MKLTALLLMGLLPAVSGAVSVPKGSAKDGRIQTVVYNPDDVIHVHARIGEAVLIQLEDGELLTGDTSGLGMGDTEAWNLAVRGNNLYMKPVASAPATNMLITTNKKRTYAFDLSLTGKKNGKYVQKPTYLLRFVYPDTAEYKARAEAQKQAKALEKIKGTRHRSSVQHNYNYWGKGNKALAPTAAYDNGRFTYFSFDNGRELPLIYKVMADGTEMLLNSHVEGDTVVIHETAKHFVLRLGKSVLGLENRSFDEQGTFNRTGTGNHDFVRISREKEGR, from the coding sequence ATGAAACTGACAGCATTACTGCTGATGGGACTTTTACCTGCTGTATCCGGAGCGGTATCTGTTCCCAAAGGGTCGGCTAAAGACGGCCGCATCCAAACCGTTGTGTACAATCCCGATGATGTTATTCATGTTCATGCTCGTATTGGAGAAGCTGTTTTAATCCAACTTGAAGATGGTGAATTGCTGACTGGTGATACAAGCGGCTTGGGTATGGGTGATACAGAAGCCTGGAATTTGGCAGTTCGAGGTAACAATCTCTATATGAAGCCGGTTGCTTCCGCTCCAGCCACAAATATGTTGATTACAACTAACAAAAAACGAACATATGCCTTCGATTTGTCGCTAACCGGCAAGAAAAATGGCAAATATGTTCAAAAGCCGACTTATTTACTTCGATTTGTCTATCCTGATACTGCGGAATATAAAGCGCGTGCCGAAGCTCAGAAACAGGCTAAGGCTTTGGAAAAAATCAAAGGAACAAGGCATCGATCCAGTGTTCAGCACAATTACAACTATTGGGGTAAGGGCAATAAAGCACTAGCACCGACAGCGGCCTACGATAATGGCCGCTTTACTTATTTCAGCTTTGATAACGGTCGAGAACTGCCACTGATTTACAAAGTTATGGCTGACGGTACAGAAATGTTGCTTAACAGCCATGTGGAGGGCGATACCGTGGTAATCCATGAAACTGCAAAACATTTTGTTTTGCGCCTCGGAAAATCTGTGCTTGGTTTGGAAAATCGTAGCTTCGATGAACAAGGCACGTTTAATCGAACCGGCACCGGCAATCATGATTTTGTCCGTATTAGTAGAGAGAAGGAAGGCAGATGA